One genomic segment of Impatiens glandulifera chromosome 6, dImpGla2.1, whole genome shotgun sequence includes these proteins:
- the LOC124941725 gene encoding protein FAR1-RELATED SEQUENCE 5-like codes for MYHPSILFIPKRSILDTVRVISAISHRNFAMDFEVDGNVDGEVLGISADMGSSRNDEDNDLAAVSSFEGSYQHDDDDEFNQGLSGRELALLDEQPKALNVSRPDDEPFLGQEFESETEAHSFYNAYATRIGFVTRVSKLSRSRRDGSAIGRALVCNKEGFRIPDKREKIVRQRAETRVGCLSMILVRKVSSGKWVVTKFVKEHTHPLTPGKGRRDLICDQYPNEHDKIRELSQQLAIEKKRSAAYKRHLEMLFEHIEEHNLSLSQRIDCIVDNVKEMESREEKRHRQS; via the exons ATGTATCACCCCTCAATCCTTTTCATCCCCAAAAGGTCAATTCTTGATACTGTGAGAGTTATTTCAGCAATTTCACACAGGAATTTTGCGA TGGATTTTGAGGTTGATGGAAATGTTGATGGTGAGGTGCTGGGTATTTCAGCTGATATGGGTAGTAGTAGGAACGATGAAGACAATGACTTGGCTGCGGTTAGCTCTTTCGAAGGTTCTTACCAacatgatgatgacgatgagtTTAACCAAGGCCTTTCCGGCAGGGAATTGGCTTTGCTTGATGAACAGCCCAAAGCTTTAAATGTTTCACGTCCTGATGATGAACCTTTTTTGGGACAGGAATTTGAATCTGAAACTGAAGCTCATTCATTCTATAATGCGTATGCCACACGAATTGGCTTTGTCACCCGAGTGAGCAAACTGTCACGGTCAAGACGTGATGGTTCTGCTATTGGCAGGGCTCTTGTTTGCAACAAAGAGGGATTCAGAATACCAGATAAGCGTGAAAAGATTGTAAGACAAAGGGCTGAAACAAGAGTTGGATGTCTGTCCATGATTTTGGTTAGAAAAGTGAGTTCTGGGAAATGGGTTGTTACGAAGTTTGTGAAGGAACATACTCATCCTCTCACTCCTGGGAAAGGTCGCCGAGACTTAATCTGTGACCAATACCCG AATGAGCATGATAAAATAAGGGAGCTATCCCAACAGCTGGCTATTGAGAAAAAGAGATCTGCAGCCTATAAAAGGCATTTGGAGATGTTGTTTGAGCACATTGAGGAGCATAACCTGAGTTTGTCTCAGAGAATCGATTGCATAGTAGACAATGTAAAAGAGATGGAATCTCGGGAAGAGAAGAGACATAGACAGAGTTGA